The proteins below come from a single Afipia felis ATCC 53690 genomic window:
- a CDS encoding CopD family protein, with translation MPLLAALLFVSLAGTGHAQIEDGWAGVMHVVADAAHLLAAGAWLGGLIPLALILHRDLGTDLNIGPKDMDRILMRFSGMGYVAVATLIGSGLVNSWFLVGSLSGLLNTPYGQILLGKLALFGGMLALAVANRFWLVPSMSVLRTGTAGELAIWSTRLRRHVLGEQFLGYAVLLAVSILGTMQPAAGLS, from the coding sequence ATGCCACTCCTCGCCGCGCTTCTTTTTGTATCGCTGGCCGGGACGGGGCACGCCCAGATCGAGGACGGGTGGGCTGGCGTCATGCACGTTGTTGCCGACGCCGCGCACCTCCTCGCCGCTGGAGCCTGGCTCGGCGGCCTCATTCCGTTGGCGTTGATCCTGCATCGTGATCTCGGGACGGACCTGAACATCGGACCGAAGGACATGGATCGAATTCTGATGCGGTTCTCCGGCATGGGATATGTCGCGGTCGCCACCTTGATCGGGTCGGGCCTCGTCAACAGCTGGTTTCTGGTCGGATCGTTGTCCGGATTGCTGAACACGCCGTACGGCCAAATCCTTCTCGGGAAGCTTGCCCTGTTCGGCGGAATGCTCGCGCTCGCGGTCGCGAACCGGTTCTGGCTCGTGCCGTCGATGAGCGTGCTCCGAACGGGTACGGCAGGTGAATTGGCCATCTGGTCCACAAGGCTGCGCCGTCACGTGCTCGGTGAGCAGTTTTTGGGATACGCGGTTCTCCTGGCGGTAAGTATCCTCGGCACGATGCAGCCGGCTGCAGGACTGTCATGA
- the copC gene encoding copper homeostasis periplasmic binding protein CopC — MSKTSTAIIALLAAIFSSGAALAHPQLETSEPAVGAATTAPKQIRITFNEVVIPKFSGIEIKDKAGRAIATGKSQTDPADKKRLVVPLKEELSPGEYKVDWHAVSDDTHRVRGTYSFSVTR, encoded by the coding sequence ATGTCGAAGACTTCAACGGCTATCATTGCATTGCTCGCAGCAATCTTTTCAAGCGGAGCTGCCCTTGCTCATCCGCAACTCGAGACCTCCGAACCTGCCGTAGGAGCAGCGACGACTGCGCCCAAGCAGATCAGGATCACTTTCAACGAAGTGGTGATACCGAAATTCTCCGGCATCGAGATCAAGGACAAGGCGGGCCGGGCGATTGCGACCGGTAAATCCCAGACGGATCCAGCCGACAAGAAGCGCCTGGTGGTGCCGCTGAAAGAGGAATTGTCTCCCGGCGAGTACAAGGTCGACTGGCACGCCGTCTCGGACGATACCCACCGCGTCAGGGGGACTTATTCGTTCAGCGTGACCCGCTGA
- a CDS encoding FixH family protein, with translation MFSKFSTAALAATLSLAAFAAIAGAGDYSFETVNPEMKKGDDVTLGVRLTNKQTGKPVPDAVIFKTRVDMAPDGMAEMESPVAPLPSKEPGVYAFKTDLPMAGRYQVTLSAKVQGESETVTGRVIVKATK, from the coding sequence ATGTTTTCCAAATTCAGTACCGCGGCTCTAGCCGCCACCCTTTCGCTTGCCGCTTTCGCAGCCATTGCAGGTGCCGGCGACTATTCGTTCGAGACGGTCAATCCGGAGATGAAGAAGGGCGACGACGTCACGCTCGGCGTTCGGTTGACCAACAAGCAGACCGGCAAGCCGGTGCCGGACGCGGTGATCTTCAAGACCCGCGTCGACATGGCCCCTGACGGGATGGCCGAAATGGAGTCGCCGGTGGCGCCGTTGCCGTCGAAGGAGCCGGGCGTATACGCCTTCAAGACGGACCTGCCGATGGCTGGCCGCTACCAGGTCACGCTGTCCGCGAAGGTGCAGGGCGAGTCCGAGACCGTCACCGGCAGGGTGATCGTCAAGGCGACGAAGTAA
- a CDS encoding DUF411 domain-containing protein, which produces MNIGDVTRRSALGLVAAALIAPTVSEAAQSIIIRVYKDPSCGCCSGWVRHLEATGFGVAVQEDTDPRIIRKRWGVPSDLAACHTAEAGGYVIEGHVPATAIQRLLKERPVATGVAVPGMPVGSPGMEGGKPERYAVVLFGPNSRRTYMKFEGMGPVG; this is translated from the coding sequence ATGAATATAGGTGACGTAACGCGACGGAGCGCGCTCGGACTTGTCGCGGCGGCCTTGATTGCTCCGACGGTTTCTGAGGCGGCACAGAGCATTATCATCCGTGTTTACAAGGATCCGAGTTGCGGTTGCTGCTCGGGGTGGGTGCGTCATCTGGAAGCTACGGGGTTCGGCGTCGCGGTTCAGGAAGACACCGACCCCCGGATCATCCGGAAGCGCTGGGGCGTCCCGAGCGATCTGGCCGCATGCCATACGGCCGAAGCGGGCGGATACGTCATCGAGGGACATGTTCCGGCGACGGCCATTCAGCGCTTGCTGAAGGAGCGTCCCGTTGCGACAGGCGTGGCGGTTCCGGGAATGCCAGTGGGGTCGCCCGGCATGGAGGGCGGCAAGCCCGAACGCTACGCAGTGGTTCTCTTCGGACCTAATAGTCGACGTACCTATATGAAATTCGAAGGCATGGGCCCCGTCGGTTGA
- a CDS encoding efflux RND transporter permease subunit, translating into MIARIIAWSARNLLLVLLGTGFATAAGLYALVHLPLDAIPDLSDTQVIVYTEYPGQAPQVIEDQVTYPLTTAMLTVPKSKVVRGFSFFGASFVYVIFEDGTDIYWARSRVMEFLNSATSRLPAGVTPTIGPDATGVGWVYQYAVLSKELNLAETRTLQDWNLKFALAKAEGVAEVASIGGFVKQYNVVLDPQRMRDRGISMQKIREAIRASNADVGGRTVELSEFEYVIRGKGYIKSINDLGNIVLKSSNGTPVLLRDVAKVELGPDERRGIAELNGEGEVASGIVLQRFGVNALDVIENVKKRFKEIASSVPKSVEIVPVYDRSNLIYAAIDTLKHTLLEESVVVALVCIVFLLHVRSALVAILMLPVGVLMAFGAMKLLGLGSNIMSLGGIAIAIGAMVDAAIVMIENAHKHLERAGPDQSRVQILIDAASEVGPALFFSLLIITVSFMPIFTLESQEGRLFSPLAFTKTFSMAAAALLSVTLVPALMVIFVRGRIIPESKNFINRFLIWIYRPVIKGVLRAKTLVILAAVVVLAITVWPARQLGTEFMPTLNEGTLLYMPTTLPGISITKAAELMQTQDRIIRSFPEVASVYGKAGRAATATDPAPTEMFETVVNLKPREQWRPGVTVDSLIAEMDKALQFPGVSNAWTMPIKARTDMLSTGIRTPVGVKVMGTDLAEIDRLAKQIERVIKTVPGTSSAYAERGIGGYYLEIVPDREALARYGILIQDVQDTIAAALGGQTVTTTVEGRQRFTVNMRYPRDLRDNPNAIASDILVPMPAGGAVPLGEVAKVEPARGPTSIRTENGQLATYIYVDIRDRDIGSYVADAQVAVSQSIQFPAGYYVVWSGQYESLQRAAARLRTVVPVTLTIVFLLLYLNFRAMTETLIVMLSLPFALVGGLWMMWWLDFNLSVAVVVGFIALAGVAAETGVVMLIYLDHALTAMKAKRAGEGRTFTQQDLHDAIMEGAVERVRPKMMTVVAIMAGLLPIMWSTGTGSEIMQRIAVPMIGGMISSTLLTLIVIPAIFGLVKGRGLARDASVPAGTSSVGDTQDVSKAA; encoded by the coding sequence ATGATCGCCCGCATCATCGCCTGGTCTGCGCGCAACCTGCTTCTGGTGCTGTTGGGCACCGGCTTCGCTACAGCCGCGGGCCTCTACGCGCTGGTTCACCTTCCGCTCGATGCTATCCCGGACCTCTCCGACACGCAGGTGATCGTGTACACCGAATATCCCGGACAGGCGCCGCAGGTCATCGAGGACCAGGTCACGTATCCGCTGACGACGGCGATGCTGACGGTGCCGAAATCGAAGGTGGTGCGGGGGTTCTCCTTCTTCGGCGCGTCGTTCGTTTACGTCATCTTCGAGGACGGAACGGACATCTACTGGGCCCGCTCGCGTGTCATGGAGTTCCTGAACAGTGCGACTTCGCGGCTTCCGGCCGGCGTTACCCCGACAATCGGGCCGGACGCCACCGGCGTCGGCTGGGTCTACCAGTATGCCGTCCTGTCCAAGGAATTGAACCTGGCGGAAACGCGCACGCTTCAGGACTGGAACCTAAAATTCGCGTTGGCGAAGGCTGAAGGCGTGGCCGAGGTCGCCAGCATCGGCGGTTTCGTCAAGCAGTACAACGTGGTCCTCGACCCGCAACGGATGCGCGACCGCGGCATCAGCATGCAGAAGATCCGCGAGGCGATCCGCGCCAGCAATGCCGATGTCGGTGGACGGACCGTCGAGCTCTCGGAGTTCGAATACGTCATCCGCGGCAAAGGCTACATCAAGAGCATCAACGATCTCGGCAACATCGTTCTGAAGAGCAGCAACGGCACGCCGGTGTTGCTGCGGGACGTTGCCAAGGTTGAGCTCGGGCCGGACGAGCGGCGCGGCATCGCCGAGCTGAACGGCGAGGGCGAAGTCGCAAGCGGCATCGTGCTCCAGCGTTTCGGCGTCAACGCCCTCGACGTCATCGAGAACGTCAAGAAGCGGTTCAAGGAGATCGCCAGCAGCGTGCCGAAATCGGTCGAGATCGTCCCCGTCTACGACCGATCCAATCTGATCTATGCGGCGATCGATACGCTCAAGCACACGCTGCTCGAGGAGAGCGTCGTGGTCGCGCTCGTCTGCATCGTGTTCCTGCTGCACGTCCGCAGCGCCCTCGTTGCCATCTTGATGCTGCCGGTTGGCGTGCTGATGGCGTTCGGCGCCATGAAGCTGCTCGGGCTGGGATCGAACATCATGAGCCTGGGAGGAATCGCGATCGCGATCGGCGCCATGGTGGACGCCGCCATCGTCATGATCGAGAACGCGCACAAGCATCTCGAGCGGGCTGGGCCGGATCAGTCCCGCGTCCAGATCCTGATCGACGCGGCGTCGGAAGTCGGCCCTGCACTGTTCTTCAGTCTGCTGATCATCACGGTTTCCTTCATGCCGATCTTCACCCTGGAATCGCAGGAGGGCCGATTGTTCAGTCCGCTGGCGTTCACCAAGACCTTTTCGATGGCCGCTGCGGCTCTGCTGTCCGTCACCCTGGTGCCTGCGCTGATGGTCATCTTCGTCCGCGGTAGGATCATCCCGGAGAGCAAGAACTTCATCAACCGCTTCCTGATCTGGATCTACCGCCCGGTAATCAAGGGCGTGCTGCGCGCCAAGACACTCGTCATCCTGGCCGCTGTGGTCGTACTCGCCATCACCGTCTGGCCGGCCCGGCAGCTCGGCACAGAGTTCATGCCGACACTGAACGAGGGGACGCTGCTCTACATGCCGACCACACTGCCCGGGATTTCGATCACCAAGGCTGCCGAACTGATGCAGACGCAGGACAGGATCATCAGGTCCTTTCCCGAGGTTGCATCCGTCTACGGCAAGGCGGGACGGGCGGCCACCGCGACCGATCCGGCGCCGACCGAGATGTTCGAGACCGTCGTGAACCTGAAGCCTAGGGAGCAGTGGCGTCCCGGCGTCACCGTCGACAGCCTCATCGCGGAGATGGACAAGGCGCTTCAATTCCCGGGCGTCTCCAATGCCTGGACCATGCCGATCAAGGCGCGCACCGACATGCTGTCGACGGGCATCCGTACCCCGGTCGGCGTCAAGGTGATGGGCACGGATCTCGCCGAGATCGACCGGTTGGCCAAGCAGATCGAGCGCGTGATCAAGACCGTTCCCGGCACCTCGTCGGCCTACGCCGAACGCGGCATCGGCGGATACTATCTTGAGATCGTCCCGGACCGCGAGGCGCTGGCCCGCTACGGGATCCTGATCCAGGACGTGCAGGACACCATCGCCGCTGCCCTCGGTGGCCAGACGGTTACCACGACGGTGGAGGGGCGGCAGCGGTTCACGGTGAACATGCGCTACCCGCGGGATCTCCGCGACAATCCGAACGCCATCGCCAGTGACATCCTGGTGCCGATGCCGGCCGGTGGTGCCGTGCCCCTCGGCGAGGTGGCCAAGGTCGAGCCGGCGCGTGGCCCCACCTCCATCCGGACCGAGAACGGCCAGCTTGCGACCTACATCTATGTCGACATCAGGGATCGCGACATCGGCAGCTACGTCGCCGACGCGCAAGTAGCGGTCAGCCAAAGCATCCAGTTTCCCGCCGGCTACTACGTCGTCTGGAGCGGCCAGTACGAATCTCTGCAGCGGGCCGCCGCCCGCCTGAGGACCGTCGTGCCGGTGACGCTCACGATCGTTTTTCTGCTGCTGTACCTGAATTTCAGGGCGATGACGGAAACCCTGATCGTGATGCTGTCGCTGCCGTTCGCACTGGTCGGTGGCCTCTGGATGATGTGGTGGCTCGACTTCAACCTGTCGGTCGCGGTCGTGGTCGGTTTCATCGCGCTTGCCGGCGTCGCCGCCGAGACCGGCGTCGTCATGCTGATCTACCTGGATCACGCGCTTACCGCGATGAAGGCGAAGCGGGCCGGAGAGGGGCGCACGTTCACACAGCAGGACCTCCACGATGCCATCATGGAAGGCGCCGTCGAGCGGGTGCGTCCCAAGATGATGACCGTGGTCGCCATCATGGCGGGCCTGTTGCCTATCATGTGGAGCACAGGCACCGGGTCCGAAATCATGCAGCGCATCGCCGTGCCGATGATCGGCGGCATGATTTCGTCCACGTTGCTCACGCTCATCGTGATCCCGGCAAT
- a CDS encoding efflux RND transporter periplasmic adaptor subunit: MKTLRLLTTLALGGGLALGAYWYSNGGRWPALVGATTAAVAVDRTPLYYRDPSGAPLWSAGSKKDDHGRDYLPVYEDDQAAAEPAKPKQQADSARKILYYRNPMGLPDTSPVPKKDPMGMNYVPVYEGDDVDDGMVKLSPGKIQRTGVKSEPVERHSIRVAVKAPGTIQLDERRVSVIAMRSESFVQKVADVTTGTRVKADQPLMEIYSSTIASAAAEYLSTINSKIVGGIEFYGRGSRQRLMNLDVPEPVITAIEKSHVAPVTVQWSAPRDGIVLERNAIEGMRANPGDVLFRIADISVVWALVDVAERDLGNISVGQPVTIRARSFPGRTFSGKIAVIYPQVNRDTRTARVRVELANPDFALLPDMYVDAEIDTADSAPVLAVADSSVLDTGSRQAVLVDKGDGRYEPREVKLGRRGGGYIEVRDGLAAGEAVVTSANFLIDAESNLKAALKGFAEAGSQAPADVGHAMGEHQ, from the coding sequence ATGAAAACGCTGCGTCTCCTGACAACTCTCGCGCTAGGCGGTGGCCTGGCTCTGGGCGCCTATTGGTACTCGAACGGCGGGCGTTGGCCCGCTCTTGTCGGTGCAACCACGGCTGCGGTCGCCGTGGACCGGACTCCGCTCTATTACCGTGATCCGAGTGGCGCGCCGCTGTGGTCCGCAGGCTCGAAGAAGGATGATCACGGGCGGGACTACTTGCCCGTCTACGAGGATGATCAAGCCGCCGCCGAGCCCGCAAAGCCAAAACAGCAAGCGGATTCCGCGCGCAAGATTCTCTACTACCGAAATCCCATGGGCCTGCCCGACACCTCGCCGGTGCCGAAGAAGGACCCGATGGGGATGAACTATGTTCCCGTCTATGAAGGCGATGACGTCGATGACGGTATGGTGAAGCTTTCGCCGGGCAAGATCCAGCGCACCGGCGTGAAATCCGAGCCCGTCGAGCGGCACAGCATCCGCGTCGCCGTGAAGGCGCCTGGTACGATCCAGCTCGACGAACGCCGCGTCTCAGTGATCGCGATGCGTTCCGAGAGCTTCGTGCAGAAGGTCGCCGACGTGACCACCGGCACCCGCGTGAAGGCAGATCAGCCGCTGATGGAGATCTATAGTTCCACAATTGCTTCCGCGGCAGCGGAATATCTTTCCACCATCAACTCGAAAATTGTGGGTGGCATCGAGTTTTACGGTCGCGGTTCTCGCCAGCGGCTGATGAATCTAGATGTTCCGGAACCGGTCATCACCGCGATAGAAAAGTCTCACGTCGCCCCGGTCACGGTGCAATGGTCGGCACCACGCGACGGCATCGTGCTCGAACGCAACGCGATCGAAGGCATGAGGGCCAATCCTGGGGACGTGCTGTTTCGGATCGCCGACATCTCGGTGGTCTGGGCCCTCGTCGATGTGGCCGAGCGCGATCTCGGCAACATCTCGGTCGGTCAGCCGGTGACCATCCGTGCGCGAAGCTTCCCCGGCCGCACCTTTTCCGGAAAGATTGCGGTCATCTATCCTCAGGTGAATCGGGACACGCGCACGGCGCGCGTCCGGGTCGAATTGGCCAACCCGGACTTCGCGCTTCTGCCGGACATGTACGTTGACGCCGAGATCGACACCGCCGATTCCGCACCCGTTCTGGCGGTCGCCGATAGTTCGGTGCTCGACACCGGGAGCCGGCAGGCCGTCCTCGTCGACAAAGGCGACGGTCGCTACGAACCGCGGGAAGTGAAGCTCGGCCGCCGCGGCGGCGGCTACATCGAGGTGCGGGACGGCCTTGCAGCCGGCGAGGCGGTGGTCACCTCCGCGAACTTCCTGATCGATGCGGAAAGCAATCTGAAGGCGGCGCTGAAGGGTTTCGCTGAGGCTGGATCTCAAGCTCCCGCCGATGTCGGCCACGCGATGGGAGAGCACCAATGA
- a CDS encoding GNAT family N-acetyltransferase → MTKGDIWHEPNAGSSQGGTVGAWGAGNVTSFSLVVRKAMATDSDALAVLADIAGGETLAFIARGIDPTADARAIYCKMIASETGLFSYRNCLAAESNGKVIGLANAFPARIIDNDRSMTLTAREEHLEARTRLNDSRSYLLNNIAVNPAWRRKGVGVRLVEAVIAEAKRQGFRSVTLHVWADNTRAIAFYRVLGFRSVRRANIPWHPELPHVGGSLLFRLNLR, encoded by the coding sequence ATGACCAAGGGCGACATCTGGCACGAACCGAATGCAGGTTCATCCCAAGGCGGTACCGTTGGAGCCTGGGGGGCAGGGAACGTTACCAGTTTCAGTTTGGTAGTCCGGAAGGCGATGGCGACCGACAGTGATGCGCTTGCCGTTCTGGCGGATATCGCAGGAGGAGAGACGCTGGCGTTCATTGCAAGGGGGATCGATCCGACGGCGGATGCCCGGGCGATCTATTGCAAGATGATTGCGAGTGAGACCGGCCTCTTTTCGTACCGAAACTGCCTCGCAGCTGAATCAAACGGCAAGGTCATCGGACTCGCGAATGCATTTCCAGCGCGTATCATTGACAATGACCGAAGCATGACATTGACGGCGCGCGAGGAACATTTGGAGGCGCGGACCCGATTGAACGATTCACGCAGCTATCTGCTCAACAACATAGCCGTGAATCCGGCTTGGCGCAGGAAAGGCGTCGGCGTTCGTCTAGTTGAAGCGGTCATCGCGGAGGCGAAGCGGCAAGGTTTTCGATCGGTCACGCTTCACGTCTGGGCCGACAACACGCGCGCGATAGCCTTCTACCGGGTGCTCGGGTTCCGGAGCGTCCGGCGAGCAAACATACCGTGGCATCCCGAACTTCCTCACGTCGGCGGAAGCCTCCTTTTCAGATTGAACCTGCGATGA
- a CDS encoding OpgC family protein, with product MSLAMPRPPVSMSTERPIAKETSPSKRDLRLDLFRGLANWAIFLDHIPNNLVAWVTTRNYGFSDAADVFVFISGYTAAFIYARRMAAQGYLAGTALLIRRVWQLYVAHILLFVFYAAAIGYVAQDYGHSHLLDEFNVAGLIEQPVATLTQGLLLRFKPLNLDVLPLYIVLMAGFAPLLMLMMRAPNAALAAAITVYVLARHFGWNFPAHPSGGWYFNPFTWQLLFTMGAWAALGGASRAQALARSRMILTASVAFVVFAFVVTVGARLGLSTLLPMFDVLSEKTNLAPYRILHFLALAVIVVRLVPRNWKGLDSKLARPAIVCGQRSLEVFCTGIFLSFVGHFILEMYSDRLLTQIGVSIGGILLMTAVALYRTWSRTLDVRSPRASVARCNRPEKGG from the coding sequence ATGAGCCTTGCCATGCCCCGTCCGCCCGTATCGATGTCAACGGAGAGACCGATCGCAAAGGAAACGTCACCCTCCAAGCGTGACCTCCGGCTGGATCTGTTCCGCGGGTTGGCGAACTGGGCGATCTTCCTGGATCACATTCCGAACAACTTGGTTGCTTGGGTGACCACGCGAAACTACGGCTTCAGCGATGCGGCGGACGTTTTCGTGTTCATTTCCGGGTATACCGCCGCGTTCATCTATGCACGCAGGATGGCCGCGCAGGGATACCTCGCGGGGACGGCCCTGCTGATCCGCCGCGTTTGGCAACTTTATGTGGCGCATATCTTGTTGTTTGTGTTCTACGCCGCGGCCATCGGGTATGTGGCGCAAGACTACGGACATTCCCACCTTCTGGATGAATTCAACGTGGCCGGATTGATCGAGCAACCGGTGGCGACGCTTACGCAGGGACTCCTTCTCAGGTTCAAGCCACTCAACTTGGACGTCCTGCCATTGTACATCGTTCTGATGGCTGGATTTGCACCGTTGCTGATGCTGATGATGCGGGCTCCGAACGCGGCGCTGGCTGCGGCAATCACGGTCTATGTGCTGGCGCGTCATTTCGGCTGGAATTTCCCTGCGCATCCATCTGGCGGCTGGTACTTCAATCCGTTCACATGGCAGCTTCTGTTCACGATGGGCGCTTGGGCGGCATTGGGCGGCGCCTCTCGGGCACAGGCGTTGGCTCGCTCCCGAATGATCCTGACCGCGAGCGTGGCTTTCGTGGTCTTCGCGTTCGTTGTGACGGTCGGCGCTCGCCTTGGGTTATCGACGTTGTTGCCTATGTTCGATGTTCTCAGTGAGAAAACGAATCTCGCTCCCTATAGAATCCTTCATTTTCTGGCACTTGCCGTGATCGTGGTTCGCCTCGTTCCACGAAACTGGAAAGGTCTCGATTCGAAATTGGCCCGCCCGGCCATAGTGTGCGGGCAGAGATCTTTAGAAGTATTCTGCACAGGGATTTTCCTGTCGTTCGTCGGGCATTTCATTCTGGAGATGTATTCGGACCGTCTGCTTACCCAAATTGGAGTGAGCATTGGCGGAATTTTACTGATGACGGCCGTCGCGCTCTATCGGACGTGGTCCCGAACTCTTGACGTGCGTTCTCCCAGGGCATCGGTCGCGCGCTGCAATCGGCCGGAAAAGGGAGGATGA